A region of the Streptomyces sp. NBC_01381 genome:
CGACATGCCTGCCCCTTGCGCGCTGTGCCGCCCGCCGGTTCCGGATCCCCATCAGATCAGTCATCGGCTCCCTAGGGGTGCATCCGGGGCCGTGCACCCCGGACGTCGAGTGCCCACTCCACATCCACCACGCCTTCCACCGCACGGATGACCCGGGACACGACCGGCACCAGCGAGGTGTCATGTATCCGGCCACTCAGGGTGACCACGCCCTGGGCGACATGGACCCACAGCTCGCCGGGGGACACCCCTGGGGACAGCAGGCCGTCGATCTCCCGACGGACTTCGTCGGCGAGTTCCTCGTCCGTGCGCAGAAAGACCTTGAGGAGATCGCGGCGGCTGACGACTCCCTCGAGACGGCCATCGGCATCGACCACGGGTAGTCGTTTCACCCCGTTGACCGCCATGATCCGTGCTGCCTGGGCGAGATTCATCCGGGCACGGGCCGTGACAGCCGGCCTTGTCATGATCTGCTCGGTGGTCACCGCCCCGGCCTTGGCCAGGTCATCGAGGCGCGCCCGCTGTTCCCGCCAGGTCGGATCGCTGCTTCTGAACTCCTCTTTGGGCAGCAGATCGGCCTCGGAGACCACACCGACCACGATGCCCTCGTCGTCCAGTACGGGAAGAGCGCTGACCTGCCATCGGGTCATGGCTTCGACCACTTCCTTGAACCCTGCGTTCCGCAGGACAGCGACCGGAGGCCGGCTCATCACGTCACTCACGCGGTACGGGCCGTGGTGGTGCATGGGATTCTCCTCAGTCCGACGGCGGATTGGTGCTGCTGCCGTAAGGGCCGTAGGATCCAGCAGGCGTATTCGGGCGGCATGCAGGCGGTGGCCGATGATCTCTGCGACACGGCAGGCCAGGGCCAGACCGAGCACCGGATCCGCGGCGCAGACGGCCCGTACCGCGACGGCGTCGAACTCGAGCGCCCGCACCGTCGAGGCCGCTTCGGCACCCAGGTGCCATTGATGCGGTGCCGTCAGCCAGGACCAGCCCAGCAGGTCCCCGGGGCCGAGCGATTCGACCACGGCCGCCTGCCGCCCCGGCACATGGATGTCCAGGTCGACACGGCCCGTACTGATGATCCAGAAGCGATCGGCGAGCCGGCCCTCGTTGAAGATCCGCTCCCCGGCGGGGAACGTCACTTCGCGGCTGAGTGTCAGCAGGCGTTCACGCCCTTCGGGCGGTAGCACATTGAGCAGATTGGTAGCGGTGGTCATGTCGTCCCTTCCTCCTCAGGTCG
Encoded here:
- a CDS encoding CBS domain-containing protein encodes the protein MTTATNLLNVLPPEGRERLLTLSREVTFPAGERIFNEGRLADRFWIISTGRVDLDIHVPGRQAAVVESLGPGDLLGWSWLTAPHQWHLGAEAASTVRALEFDAVAVRAVCAADPVLGLALACRVAEIIGHRLHAARIRLLDPTALTAAAPIRRRTEENPMHHHGPYRVSDVMSRPPVAVLRNAGFKEVVEAMTRWQVSALPVLDDEGIVVGVVSEADLLPKEEFRSSDPTWREQRARLDDLAKAGAVTTEQIMTRPAVTARARMNLAQAARIMAVNGVKRLPVVDADGRLEGVVSRRDLLKVFLRTDEELADEVRREIDGLLSPGVSPGELWVHVAQGVVTLSGRIHDTSLVPVVSRVIRAVEGVVDVEWALDVRGARPRMHP